One Ureaplasma urealyticum serovar 8 str. ATCC 27618 genomic window carries:
- a CDS encoding putative immunoglobulin-blocking virulence protein, giving the protein MKFIKRKTKLLTITIGAVAVSSILLGGIFYGTSQKSPSSFGIASIDQKENFINKDNLDYQKARPSIKDNNLKEIPKPKPQPKPKPQPTPFPDPIPTPPKKEELKKPEIKPEEPKKPEIKPEPKPQPIPQPTPPVETKPKEELLPPSPPPPKEEPKPEPDPQPQPQQVPNNSNSRIIEINGVRVEAEVEVPPPRDIAEYDKQNNLVNPNPYINDSVGKIKNVKVTDELRKATGKLVQGNLGRWDYKHLINDLLTLKPEEIEKYVKNDKSGYYAKVWYRFSRLFESENVVNFLTEQGKKEYPEMKSKFVSKDHKYAWLYQHLDLTKFTQLSNESEAYLKEGYTPDPDNAYVDKDGKISSHAYSPAKGYNSVTSRMENDNWNRRVFGYKSWYGRTPGNLVEGNYPGWKKTNVTQEFHQYGVSDGDGITVNKLTREKTEDGRLNEGYVVDIDADNPQGYEKTKKLIQTLKEKNINITGYRIHNMGKSDSSQKFVDILKTLPNQLPLLELFFSAGSHNTSSLIALKDKKIKELGLFTLGNSLLDDWSINPNALRNVEWINSNDYNVSFNYKQGADIATRITFDTLAFDESDYNDNASDIKSKLKQINDGLRMVYWTRNNEPIFQGSFGPGLDPDHKESGNSYPQGLDFSRVPQIRSLRGLIFKDEQKTSNNKDRKLRRINFYNNSTTYKMSIEDLNEAGFNEHIVSGEPGEKSKITFSNGSGTTKIQIDGDQELSANGISNLSAMFNFAESLQRTIVVNNTNSALANQLRNAGYSIESTTDAGLIDI; this is encoded by the coding sequence ATGAAATTTATTAAACGTAAAACAAAATTATTAACGATTACAATTGGTGCAGTTGCTGTTAGTTCAATCTTATTAGGAGGAATTTTTTATGGTACAAGTCAAAAAAGTCCCTCAAGTTTTGGTATTGCTTCTATTGATCAAAAAGAAAATTTTATTAATAAAGACAATTTAGATTACCAAAAAGCAAGACCATCAATTAAAGATAATAACTTAAAAGAAATTCCCAAACCAAAACCTCAGCCAAAACCTAAACCACAACCAACGCCATTTCCAGATCCCATCCCAACACCTCCAAAAAAAGAAGAACTAAAAAAACCAGAGATTAAACCAGAAGAACCTAAAAAGCCTGAAATTAAACCTGAACCAAAACCTCAGCCTATTCCTCAACCAACACCTCCTGTTGAAACTAAACCAAAAGAAGAATTATTACCACCCAGCCCACCACCTCCAAAAGAAGAACCAAAACCAGAACCAGATCCGCAACCACAGCCACAACAAGTTCCAAACAATAGTAATTCACGAATTATAGAAATTAATGGTGTAAGAGTGGAAGCTGAAGTTGAAGTCCCTCCCCCTCGTGATATTGCTGAATATGATAAACAAAATAATCTGGTTAACCCTAATCCATACATTAATGATAGTGTTGGTAAAATTAAAAACGTAAAGGTTACCGATGAATTGCGAAAAGCAACAGGTAAATTGGTCCAAGGAAATTTAGGACGTTGAGATTACAAACATTTAATTAATGATTTATTAACTCTTAAACCAGAGGAAATAGAAAAATATGTAAAAAACGATAAAAGCGGTTATTATGCAAAAGTTTGATATCGTTTTTCAAGATTATTTGAATCTGAAAATGTTGTTAATTTTTTAACTGAACAAGGTAAAAAAGAATATCCTGAAATGAAGTCTAAATTTGTTTCAAAAGACCATAAATATGCATGACTTTATCAACATCTAGATTTAACAAAATTTACACAATTATCAAATGAATCAGAAGCTTATTTAAAAGAGGGTTATACTCCTGATCCTGATAATGCATATGTTGATAAAGATGGAAAAATTAGTTCTCACGCATATTCACCTGCCAAAGGTTATAATTCGGTAACAAGTCGAATGGAAAATGATAATTGAAATCGGCGTGTTTTTGGTTATAAAAGTTGATATGGACGTACTCCTGGGAATTTAGTTGAAGGTAATTATCCTGGTTGAAAGAAAACAAATGTAACCCAAGAATTCCATCAATATGGCGTTAGCGATGGTGATGGAATTACAGTTAATAAATTAACTCGTGAAAAAACTGAAGATGGTCGTTTAAATGAAGGATATGTTGTTGATATTGATGCTGATAATCCACAAGGTTATGAAAAAACAAAAAAATTAATTCAAACTTTAAAAGAAAAAAATATCAATATCACAGGGTATAGAATTCATAATATGGGGAAATCAGATTCAAGTCAAAAATTTGTTGATATTCTAAAAACATTACCAAATCAATTGCCTTTATTAGAATTATTTTTCTCCGCTGGTTCGCATAATACCTCTTCATTAATCGCACTGAAGGATAAAAAAATTAAAGAATTAGGTTTATTCACACTAGGAAATTCATTGTTAGATGATTGATCAATTAATCCTAATGCCTTACGAAATGTTGAATGAATTAATTCAAACGATTATAATGTTTCATTTAATTATAAACAAGGTGCAGATATCGCTACTCGTATTACTTTTGATACTTTAGCTTTTGATGAAAGTGATTATAATGACAATGCATCTGACATTAAATCAAAATTAAAACAAATTAATGACGGTTTACGAATGGTTTATTGAACGAGAAATAATGAACCGATTTTTCAAGGTAGTTTTGGGCCTGGTTTAGATCCTGATCACAAAGAATCAGGTAACAGTTATCCACAAGGCTTAGATTTTAGTCGTGTCCCTCAAATTCGCTCATTACGAGGTTTAATATTTAAAGATGAACAAAAAACATCAAATAATAAAGATCGTAAATTACGAAGAATTAATTTTTACAATAACAGCACAACTTATAAAATGTCTATCGAAGACTTAAATGAAGCCGGATTTAACGAACATATTGTAAGTGGTGAACCTGGTGAAAAAAGTAAAATTACTTTTAGCAATGGTTCTGGTACAACTAAAATCCAAATTGATGGTGATCAAGAATTGTCAGCAAATGGAATTAGTAACTTATCAGCAATGTTTAATTTTGCTGAAAGTTTACAACGGACAATTGTTGTAAATAATACCAACTCAGCACTTGCAAATCAATTAAGAAATGCGGGATATAGTATTGAATCAACAACTGATGCCGGACTAATAGATATTTAA